A genomic region of Xiphophorus couchianus chromosome 9, X_couchianus-1.0, whole genome shotgun sequence contains the following coding sequences:
- the arsg gene encoding arylsulfatase G produces MVRPVSQLLQTVTLLSGLMIYTVSQRGAEKKPNFIIILADDIGWGDLDVNQPEKYTNNTPNLNQMAQQGLRLTDYHSPASTCSPSRAAILTGRYGLRNGVTHNFGVNSVAGLPLSEVTLAQLLQQAGYYTAVIGKWHLGHNGPYSPNNRGFDYYFGIPYSNDMGCTDTPGYDLPPCLPCVSSEPQVIRQRRSFHGGCYSKVGLPLVENSSIVEQPLNLWALTEKYRSAALRIIQSARARAQPYLLLVASAHMHVPLAPAVAEPSGDEVYAASLRELDGLVGALKAVADETDRGNTLIWFTGDNGPWEEKCQFAGSVGPFTGKWQTSKGGGSAKRTTWEGGHRVPTVVYWPGRIPANTTSSALLSGMDIFPTVLSLAGVAPPADRRYDGIDTSGVLLRGEHSGHEFLFHPNSGAAGKFGDLQTVRAGKHKAFYITGGAAACSGSTGQEQLHDPPLIFDLDREEAEETPLQFATAEYRAIAERVARKREELLWDIATDGSVSTADYSQDESAAPCCDRRQAVCRCHTVCRGPEETLITGTRNGP; encoded by the exons ATGGTCAGGCCTGTATCTCAGCTGCTCCAGACTGTGACGTTGCTTTCTGGGCTGATGATCTACACAGTTTCACAAAGAGGAGCAGAAAAGAAGCCAAACTTTATCATCATACTGGCAGATGATATAGGCTGGGGAGACCTGGATGTTAACCAACCagagaaatacacaaataataCACCAAACCTCAACCAGATGGCCCAGCAAGGGCTCAG ATTAACAGACTACCACTCCCCTGCTTCCACCTGCTCTCCATCGCGTGCTGCTATCCTGACCGGCCGCTATGGCCTCAGAAATGGAGTGACTCATAACTTTGGTGTGAACTCTGTGGCTGGCCTGCCTCTGTCTGAAGTCACTTTGGCCCAGTTGCTGCAGCAGGCCGGCTACTACACCGCTGTTATAGGGAAATGGCACCTCGGACACAATGGACCTTACAGTCCAAACAACAGAG GATTCGATTATTACTTCGGCATTCCCTACAGTAATGACATGGGCTGTACTGATACACCAGGATATGATCTACCCCCGTGTCTCCCTTGTGTTTCATCAGAACCTCAAGTGATCAG ACAGAGGAGGAGTTTTCACGGTGGCTGTTATTCCAAGGTGGGACTTCCTCTGGTTGAAAACAGCTCCATTGTGGAGCAGCCGCTGAACCTCTGGGCGCTAACAGAGAAGTACAGATCTGCTGCTCTCAGGATTATACAAAGTGCAAG GGCCCGAGCACAGCCGTATCTCCTCCTGGTGGCGTCGGCTCACATGCACGTCCCTCTCGCCCCCGCGGTGGCAGAGCCTTCAGGCGACGAGGTGTACGCCGCCAGCCTGCGGGAACTGGACGGTCTGGTCGGGGCGTTAAAGGCTGTCGCCGATGAGACAGATAGAGGGAATACTCTAATCTGGTTCACTG GTGATAACGGCCCGTGGGAAGAAAAGTGCCAGTTTGCAGGGAGCGTTGGGCCTTTCACTGGAAAATGGCAGACCAGCAAAG GCGGCGGATCAGCTAAGCGGACTACATGGGAGGGCGGTCACAGGGTGCCAACTGTGGTGTACTGGCCAGGCAGGATCCCTGCAAACACCACCAGCTCAGCGCTGCTCAG TGGTATGGACATCTTTCCAACTGTTCTGTCTCTGGCAGGCGTAGCGCCCCCTGCAGACAGGCGTTACGATGGAATCGATACCAGCGGCGTTCTGCTGCGCGGCGAACATTCTGGTCACGAG TTCCTCTTCCACCCCAACAGTGGCGCTGCAGGAAAGTTCGGGGACTTGCAAACAGTTCGAGCCGGAAAACACAAAGCTTTCTACATCACAG GTGGAGCAGCAGCTTGCAGCGGCAGCACCGGCCAGGAGCAGCTCCACGATCCACCTCTGATATTTGACTTGGATCGTGAAGAAGCCGAGGAAACACCCCTGCAGTTCGCCACAGCCGAGTACAGGGCGATTGCAGAGAGGGTAGCCCGCAAAAGAGAGGAACTCCTGTGGGACATCGCCACTGATGGATCGGTGTCCACAGCGGACTACAGCCAAGATGAATCAGCGGCGCCGTGCTGCGATCGGAGACAGGCCGTGTGTCGATGCCACACCGTGTGCAGAGGCCCGGAAGAAACATTAATAACAGGCACAAGGAACGGGCCATGA
- the LOC114150962 gene encoding monocarboxylate transporter 7-like isoform X2, with amino-acid sequence MSNSQSMGLCRAKVTQFLGAKQYSKAPDGGWGWVVAVAFFLVEMFTYGIIKSFGIFLQDMMEEFGETNSRVSWIISICVFIMAFNSPLSSVMMNHFGFQFVVMIGGLLISTGTIATSFTSSLNQIYITYGVVTGLGYSLTFLPTVTILSKYFSRRRSLVTALASTGESLAMSALAPGFSVLRDKIGWRRTMAVIGALQSVIIVCGVLLRPIIIKPRMPQSPNIDTSSPKELEALKKQENVDSLVLENFETTNGVLSLKDTCTPEENTSLDKEARLETTPNSQEKSKEPETEKHNKDDEKTMYQEGGCNSGCTKQSAANSRLLDFSILKDCSFILYSLFGLFATLGFFAPPLYIIELSVNRGVEREQATYMLSIMAVAEIFGRFLIGWVLSQNVFKTRKLLVLLMCVVMMTVDLVGFTLVTNFYTLGLCCAVYGFFMGTLACTHIPMLAEDEVVGVERMSSAAGVYVFIQSFAGLGGPPLGGVLVDVTTDYGAAFYSCAVGMGLSAVFLGLVRPAKKGLPCRRRSPKHSAVEHERNPGYKEVRGEKKPDQTHTAHDCSETEDKGNVSQEGVKEVTTQY; translated from the exons ATGAGCAACTCTCAG aGCATGGGACTGTGCAGAGCTAAAGTAACCCAGTTCCTGGGGGCCAAACAGTACTCCAAGGCCCCTGACGGAGGATGGGGGTGGGTGGTGGCTGTGGCGTTCTTCCTGGTGGAGATGTTCACATATGGCATCATTAAGAGCTTTGGGATCTTCCTCCAGGACATGATGGAGGAGTTTGGTGAGACCAACAGTCGGGTCTCGTGGATCATTTCCATCTGTGTGTTCATCATGGCCTTTAATA GTCCTCTCTCCTCAGTGATGATGAACCACTTTGGCTTCCAGTTTGTTGTTATGATTGGAGGATTACTAATATCCACTGGCACCATTGCAACCAGCTTTACCAGTTCACTCAATCAGATATACATCACCTATGGAGTAGTGACAG GTCTGGGCTACAGTCTGACTTTCCTGCCCACTGTGACCATCCTGTCGAAGTACTTCAGCCGTCGGCGCTCTCTGGTCACTGCTCTGGCTTCTACTGGGGAGTCCCTTGCAATGTCTGCCCTAGCTCCAG GCTTTTCTGTGTTAAGAGATAAAATTGGCTGGAGACGCACCATGGCAGTGATCGGAGCTCTGCAAAGCGTCATCATCGTCTGTGGTGTGCTGCTCCGGCCAATCATTATTAAACCCAGAATGCCCCAAAGCCCAAACATTGACACGTCTTCCCCAAAGGAGCTGGAAGCACtcaagaaacaagagaatgtAGACAGTTTGGTTCTTGAGAACTTTGAGACGACTAATGGTGTCCTGTCACTTAAAGACACCTGTACACCAGAGGAGAATACTTCCCTGGACAAAGAGGCAAGGCTAGAGACGACTCCAAACTCTcaggaaaaaagtaaagaaccggaaacagaaaaacacaacaaagatgACGAAAAAACGATGTACCAAGAAGGAGGATGCAACTCAGGCTGCACAAAGCAATCTGCTGCAAATTCTAGACTCCTAGACTTCTCCATCCTCAAAGACTGCAGTTTTATTCTCTACTCTCTGTTTGGACTGTTTGCCACTCTGGGTTTCTTTGCCCCTCCACTCTACATCATCGAGCTGAGCGTGAACCGTGGCGTGGAGCGAGAGCAAGCCACCTACATGCTCTCCATCATGGCCGTGGCTGAAATCTTTGGACGATTCCTCATCGGGTGGGTCCTGTCCCAGAATGTGTTCAAGACAAGGAAGCTCCTGGTACTCCTGATGTGTGTGGTCATGATGACAGTGGACTTAGTGGGATTTACGCTAGTGACAAATTTTTACACTCTGGGTTTGTGCTGTGCTGTGTACGGGTTCTTCATGGGAACCCTGGCATGCACTCACATCCCTATGCTGGCAGAGGACGAGGTGGTGGGTGTGGAGAGGATGTCATCAGCTGCCGGTGTCTATGTGTTCATCCAGAGCTTTGCTGGACTGGGTGGGCCACCACTTGGAG GTGTGCTAGTGGATGTAACTACGGACTATGGAGCGGCATTCTACTCCTGCGCGGTGGGAATGGGACTGAGTGCTGTGTTCCTGGGACTTGTTAGACCTGCTAAAAAAGGGTTGCCCTGCAGGAGGAGAAGCCCGAAACACTCTGCAGTTGAACATGAAAGGAACCCTGGCTACAAGGAGGTGAGAGGAGAGAAGAAACCGGACCAAACTCACACGGCACACGACTGCTCTGAGACAGAAGACAAAGGGAACGTCAGTCAGGAAGGAGTCAAGGAGGTCACAACTCAATACTAA
- the LOC114150962 gene encoding monocarboxylate transporter 7-like isoform X1 — MKAIEADLLVHPFQLVKLFSLLQSMGLCRAKVTQFLGAKQYSKAPDGGWGWVVAVAFFLVEMFTYGIIKSFGIFLQDMMEEFGETNSRVSWIISICVFIMAFNSPLSSVMMNHFGFQFVVMIGGLLISTGTIATSFTSSLNQIYITYGVVTGLGYSLTFLPTVTILSKYFSRRRSLVTALASTGESLAMSALAPGFSVLRDKIGWRRTMAVIGALQSVIIVCGVLLRPIIIKPRMPQSPNIDTSSPKELEALKKQENVDSLVLENFETTNGVLSLKDTCTPEENTSLDKEARLETTPNSQEKSKEPETEKHNKDDEKTMYQEGGCNSGCTKQSAANSRLLDFSILKDCSFILYSLFGLFATLGFFAPPLYIIELSVNRGVEREQATYMLSIMAVAEIFGRFLIGWVLSQNVFKTRKLLVLLMCVVMMTVDLVGFTLVTNFYTLGLCCAVYGFFMGTLACTHIPMLAEDEVVGVERMSSAAGVYVFIQSFAGLGGPPLGGVLVDVTTDYGAAFYSCAVGMGLSAVFLGLVRPAKKGLPCRRRSPKHSAVEHERNPGYKEVRGEKKPDQTHTAHDCSETEDKGNVSQEGVKEVTTQY, encoded by the exons atgaaggcAATTGAGGCCGATTTATTGGTACACCCCTTTCAATTAGtaaagcttttttctcttttgcagaGCATGGGACTGTGCAGAGCTAAAGTAACCCAGTTCCTGGGGGCCAAACAGTACTCCAAGGCCCCTGACGGAGGATGGGGGTGGGTGGTGGCTGTGGCGTTCTTCCTGGTGGAGATGTTCACATATGGCATCATTAAGAGCTTTGGGATCTTCCTCCAGGACATGATGGAGGAGTTTGGTGAGACCAACAGTCGGGTCTCGTGGATCATTTCCATCTGTGTGTTCATCATGGCCTTTAATA GTCCTCTCTCCTCAGTGATGATGAACCACTTTGGCTTCCAGTTTGTTGTTATGATTGGAGGATTACTAATATCCACTGGCACCATTGCAACCAGCTTTACCAGTTCACTCAATCAGATATACATCACCTATGGAGTAGTGACAG GTCTGGGCTACAGTCTGACTTTCCTGCCCACTGTGACCATCCTGTCGAAGTACTTCAGCCGTCGGCGCTCTCTGGTCACTGCTCTGGCTTCTACTGGGGAGTCCCTTGCAATGTCTGCCCTAGCTCCAG GCTTTTCTGTGTTAAGAGATAAAATTGGCTGGAGACGCACCATGGCAGTGATCGGAGCTCTGCAAAGCGTCATCATCGTCTGTGGTGTGCTGCTCCGGCCAATCATTATTAAACCCAGAATGCCCCAAAGCCCAAACATTGACACGTCTTCCCCAAAGGAGCTGGAAGCACtcaagaaacaagagaatgtAGACAGTTTGGTTCTTGAGAACTTTGAGACGACTAATGGTGTCCTGTCACTTAAAGACACCTGTACACCAGAGGAGAATACTTCCCTGGACAAAGAGGCAAGGCTAGAGACGACTCCAAACTCTcaggaaaaaagtaaagaaccggaaacagaaaaacacaacaaagatgACGAAAAAACGATGTACCAAGAAGGAGGATGCAACTCAGGCTGCACAAAGCAATCTGCTGCAAATTCTAGACTCCTAGACTTCTCCATCCTCAAAGACTGCAGTTTTATTCTCTACTCTCTGTTTGGACTGTTTGCCACTCTGGGTTTCTTTGCCCCTCCACTCTACATCATCGAGCTGAGCGTGAACCGTGGCGTGGAGCGAGAGCAAGCCACCTACATGCTCTCCATCATGGCCGTGGCTGAAATCTTTGGACGATTCCTCATCGGGTGGGTCCTGTCCCAGAATGTGTTCAAGACAAGGAAGCTCCTGGTACTCCTGATGTGTGTGGTCATGATGACAGTGGACTTAGTGGGATTTACGCTAGTGACAAATTTTTACACTCTGGGTTTGTGCTGTGCTGTGTACGGGTTCTTCATGGGAACCCTGGCATGCACTCACATCCCTATGCTGGCAGAGGACGAGGTGGTGGGTGTGGAGAGGATGTCATCAGCTGCCGGTGTCTATGTGTTCATCCAGAGCTTTGCTGGACTGGGTGGGCCACCACTTGGAG GTGTGCTAGTGGATGTAACTACGGACTATGGAGCGGCATTCTACTCCTGCGCGGTGGGAATGGGACTGAGTGCTGTGTTCCTGGGACTTGTTAGACCTGCTAAAAAAGGGTTGCCCTGCAGGAGGAGAAGCCCGAAACACTCTGCAGTTGAACATGAAAGGAACCCTGGCTACAAGGAGGTGAGAGGAGAGAAGAAACCGGACCAAACTCACACGGCACACGACTGCTCTGAGACAGAAGACAAAGGGAACGTCAGTCAGGAAGGAGTCAAGGAGGTCACAACTCAATACTAA
- the LOC114150962 gene encoding monocarboxylate transporter 7-like isoform X3 translates to MKAIEADLLVHPFQLVKLFSLLQSMGLCRAKVTQFLGAKQYSKAPDGGWGWVVAVAFFLVEMFTYGIIKSFGIFLQDMMEEFGPLSSVMMNHFGFQFVVMIGGLLISTGTIATSFTSSLNQIYITYGVVTGLGYSLTFLPTVTILSKYFSRRRSLVTALASTGESLAMSALAPGFSVLRDKIGWRRTMAVIGALQSVIIVCGVLLRPIIIKPRMPQSPNIDTSSPKELEALKKQENVDSLVLENFETTNGVLSLKDTCTPEENTSLDKEARLETTPNSQEKSKEPETEKHNKDDEKTMYQEGGCNSGCTKQSAANSRLLDFSILKDCSFILYSLFGLFATLGFFAPPLYIIELSVNRGVEREQATYMLSIMAVAEIFGRFLIGWVLSQNVFKTRKLLVLLMCVVMMTVDLVGFTLVTNFYTLGLCCAVYGFFMGTLACTHIPMLAEDEVVGVERMSSAAGVYVFIQSFAGLGGPPLGGVLVDVTTDYGAAFYSCAVGMGLSAVFLGLVRPAKKGLPCRRRSPKHSAVEHERNPGYKEVRGEKKPDQTHTAHDCSETEDKGNVSQEGVKEVTTQY, encoded by the exons atgaaggcAATTGAGGCCGATTTATTGGTACACCCCTTTCAATTAGtaaagcttttttctcttttgcagaGCATGGGACTGTGCAGAGCTAAAGTAACCCAGTTCCTGGGGGCCAAACAGTACTCCAAGGCCCCTGACGGAGGATGGGGGTGGGTGGTGGCTGTGGCGTTCTTCCTGGTGGAGATGTTCACATATGGCATCATTAAGAGCTTTGGGATCTTCCTCCAGGACATGATGGAGGAGTTTG GTCCTCTCTCCTCAGTGATGATGAACCACTTTGGCTTCCAGTTTGTTGTTATGATTGGAGGATTACTAATATCCACTGGCACCATTGCAACCAGCTTTACCAGTTCACTCAATCAGATATACATCACCTATGGAGTAGTGACAG GTCTGGGCTACAGTCTGACTTTCCTGCCCACTGTGACCATCCTGTCGAAGTACTTCAGCCGTCGGCGCTCTCTGGTCACTGCTCTGGCTTCTACTGGGGAGTCCCTTGCAATGTCTGCCCTAGCTCCAG GCTTTTCTGTGTTAAGAGATAAAATTGGCTGGAGACGCACCATGGCAGTGATCGGAGCTCTGCAAAGCGTCATCATCGTCTGTGGTGTGCTGCTCCGGCCAATCATTATTAAACCCAGAATGCCCCAAAGCCCAAACATTGACACGTCTTCCCCAAAGGAGCTGGAAGCACtcaagaaacaagagaatgtAGACAGTTTGGTTCTTGAGAACTTTGAGACGACTAATGGTGTCCTGTCACTTAAAGACACCTGTACACCAGAGGAGAATACTTCCCTGGACAAAGAGGCAAGGCTAGAGACGACTCCAAACTCTcaggaaaaaagtaaagaaccggaaacagaaaaacacaacaaagatgACGAAAAAACGATGTACCAAGAAGGAGGATGCAACTCAGGCTGCACAAAGCAATCTGCTGCAAATTCTAGACTCCTAGACTTCTCCATCCTCAAAGACTGCAGTTTTATTCTCTACTCTCTGTTTGGACTGTTTGCCACTCTGGGTTTCTTTGCCCCTCCACTCTACATCATCGAGCTGAGCGTGAACCGTGGCGTGGAGCGAGAGCAAGCCACCTACATGCTCTCCATCATGGCCGTGGCTGAAATCTTTGGACGATTCCTCATCGGGTGGGTCCTGTCCCAGAATGTGTTCAAGACAAGGAAGCTCCTGGTACTCCTGATGTGTGTGGTCATGATGACAGTGGACTTAGTGGGATTTACGCTAGTGACAAATTTTTACACTCTGGGTTTGTGCTGTGCTGTGTACGGGTTCTTCATGGGAACCCTGGCATGCACTCACATCCCTATGCTGGCAGAGGACGAGGTGGTGGGTGTGGAGAGGATGTCATCAGCTGCCGGTGTCTATGTGTTCATCCAGAGCTTTGCTGGACTGGGTGGGCCACCACTTGGAG GTGTGCTAGTGGATGTAACTACGGACTATGGAGCGGCATTCTACTCCTGCGCGGTGGGAATGGGACTGAGTGCTGTGTTCCTGGGACTTGTTAGACCTGCTAAAAAAGGGTTGCCCTGCAGGAGGAGAAGCCCGAAACACTCTGCAGTTGAACATGAAAGGAACCCTGGCTACAAGGAGGTGAGAGGAGAGAAGAAACCGGACCAAACTCACACGGCACACGACTGCTCTGAGACAGAAGACAAAGGGAACGTCAGTCAGGAAGGAGTCAAGGAGGTCACAACTCAATACTAA
- the LOC114150962 gene encoding monocarboxylate transporter 7-like isoform X4, giving the protein MGLCRAKVTQFLGAKQYSKAPDGGWGWVVAVAFFLVEMFTYGIIKSFGIFLQDMMEEFGETNSRVSWIISICVFIMAFNSPLSSVMMNHFGFQFVVMIGGLLISTGTIATSFTSSLNQIYITYGVVTGLGYSLTFLPTVTILSKYFSRRRSLVTALASTGESLAMSALAPGFSVLRDKIGWRRTMAVIGALQSVIIVCGVLLRPIIIKPRMPQSPNIDTSSPKELEALKKQENVDSLVLENFETTNGVLSLKDTCTPEENTSLDKEARLETTPNSQEKSKEPETEKHNKDDEKTMYQEGGCNSGCTKQSAANSRLLDFSILKDCSFILYSLFGLFATLGFFAPPLYIIELSVNRGVEREQATYMLSIMAVAEIFGRFLIGWVLSQNVFKTRKLLVLLMCVVMMTVDLVGFTLVTNFYTLGLCCAVYGFFMGTLACTHIPMLAEDEVVGVERMSSAAGVYVFIQSFAGLGGPPLGGVLVDVTTDYGAAFYSCAVGMGLSAVFLGLVRPAKKGLPCRRRSPKHSAVEHERNPGYKEVRGEKKPDQTHTAHDCSETEDKGNVSQEGVKEVTTQY; this is encoded by the exons ATGGGACTGTGCAGAGCTAAAGTAACCCAGTTCCTGGGGGCCAAACAGTACTCCAAGGCCCCTGACGGAGGATGGGGGTGGGTGGTGGCTGTGGCGTTCTTCCTGGTGGAGATGTTCACATATGGCATCATTAAGAGCTTTGGGATCTTCCTCCAGGACATGATGGAGGAGTTTGGTGAGACCAACAGTCGGGTCTCGTGGATCATTTCCATCTGTGTGTTCATCATGGCCTTTAATA GTCCTCTCTCCTCAGTGATGATGAACCACTTTGGCTTCCAGTTTGTTGTTATGATTGGAGGATTACTAATATCCACTGGCACCATTGCAACCAGCTTTACCAGTTCACTCAATCAGATATACATCACCTATGGAGTAGTGACAG GTCTGGGCTACAGTCTGACTTTCCTGCCCACTGTGACCATCCTGTCGAAGTACTTCAGCCGTCGGCGCTCTCTGGTCACTGCTCTGGCTTCTACTGGGGAGTCCCTTGCAATGTCTGCCCTAGCTCCAG GCTTTTCTGTGTTAAGAGATAAAATTGGCTGGAGACGCACCATGGCAGTGATCGGAGCTCTGCAAAGCGTCATCATCGTCTGTGGTGTGCTGCTCCGGCCAATCATTATTAAACCCAGAATGCCCCAAAGCCCAAACATTGACACGTCTTCCCCAAAGGAGCTGGAAGCACtcaagaaacaagagaatgtAGACAGTTTGGTTCTTGAGAACTTTGAGACGACTAATGGTGTCCTGTCACTTAAAGACACCTGTACACCAGAGGAGAATACTTCCCTGGACAAAGAGGCAAGGCTAGAGACGACTCCAAACTCTcaggaaaaaagtaaagaaccggaaacagaaaaacacaacaaagatgACGAAAAAACGATGTACCAAGAAGGAGGATGCAACTCAGGCTGCACAAAGCAATCTGCTGCAAATTCTAGACTCCTAGACTTCTCCATCCTCAAAGACTGCAGTTTTATTCTCTACTCTCTGTTTGGACTGTTTGCCACTCTGGGTTTCTTTGCCCCTCCACTCTACATCATCGAGCTGAGCGTGAACCGTGGCGTGGAGCGAGAGCAAGCCACCTACATGCTCTCCATCATGGCCGTGGCTGAAATCTTTGGACGATTCCTCATCGGGTGGGTCCTGTCCCAGAATGTGTTCAAGACAAGGAAGCTCCTGGTACTCCTGATGTGTGTGGTCATGATGACAGTGGACTTAGTGGGATTTACGCTAGTGACAAATTTTTACACTCTGGGTTTGTGCTGTGCTGTGTACGGGTTCTTCATGGGAACCCTGGCATGCACTCACATCCCTATGCTGGCAGAGGACGAGGTGGTGGGTGTGGAGAGGATGTCATCAGCTGCCGGTGTCTATGTGTTCATCCAGAGCTTTGCTGGACTGGGTGGGCCACCACTTGGAG GTGTGCTAGTGGATGTAACTACGGACTATGGAGCGGCATTCTACTCCTGCGCGGTGGGAATGGGACTGAGTGCTGTGTTCCTGGGACTTGTTAGACCTGCTAAAAAAGGGTTGCCCTGCAGGAGGAGAAGCCCGAAACACTCTGCAGTTGAACATGAAAGGAACCCTGGCTACAAGGAGGTGAGAGGAGAGAAGAAACCGGACCAAACTCACACGGCACACGACTGCTCTGAGACAGAAGACAAAGGGAACGTCAGTCAGGAAGGAGTCAAGGAGGTCACAACTCAATACTAA